The Juglans regia cultivar Chandler chromosome 10, Walnut 2.0, whole genome shotgun sequence genome includes the window TGCTTGGGGAAAAAGGTAGTTGTCTTCTCTGGCAAATGTATTTTGGTCTAGTCACCAGTTCTGTGAAGTGTTGTCCTTCCTCTTCCTTGACCGATAAACATTTTTATTCATCCAATGATTATTTTTGTGGTATGTTGGGGCTTGCAGTTGCTTTCAAGTCTAGGGAGGACCATCGTAAGCAAATTGAATTGGAAGAGGCGCGTAAAGCTGGGCTTGCACCAGCTGAGGTTGACGAGGATGGAAAAGAGATCAACCCTCACATTCCccagtatatgtcatctgcacCTTGGTATCTCAACGCTGAGAGACCTGTAAGTACATTCCTTCTTGATTTATCATTTagttccttatatatatatctggagAAATTGAAgcgtcattattattattattttgttttttagagTTTAAAACATCAAAGGAAGTGGAAGTCAGATCCGAATTACACCAAGTCATGGTATGACAGAGGTGCCAAAATTTATCAGGCTGATAAGTACAGGAAGGGTGCATGTGAAAAGTGAGTGATctctcccctctccctctccctcaaccaccaaaaaaaaaaaagaacaacacCATAGACTAGCAATACATTGCCTAGTTCCAGTTGGCTGTAATGCAATAAACTTTGGTTTTTGGCTCGAGTACCCGCTGCCCTTCTTGCCAACTACAAAGAAAGCCtaggttattatttattttctctattgCATAGTCAGGATAATTATTGTGAAATGATTCTTGACAGCTGTGGATCCATGACACATGATGCAAAGGCATGTATGGAAAGACCCCGGAAAGTGGGAGCAAAGTGGACAAACAAACACATTGCACCTGATGAAAAAATAGAGACCTTTGAGCTTGACTATGATGGTAAACGGGACCGTTGGAATGGATACGATGCATCCACCTATGCCTATGTCATTGAGAGATATGAAGCAAGGGATGAAGCTCGAAGGAAATACCTGAAAGACCAACAGCTTAAGAAACTTGAGAAAAACAATAACCAAAATGGTGAGGCTGAGGTAAgcgatgaggatgatgatgaagatgatctCAGGGTAGATGAAGCCAAGGTTGATGAGAGCAAGCAAATGGACTTTGCAAAGGTTGAAAAACGTGTACGCACAACGGGCGGTGGGAGTACTGGAACTGTGAGGTGAGTTCTCCCTCCTGTGGCCACCTATTTAATGCCATCCAACCGCAGGAAAAAAGTGTTTTCTTTTCAGAAAACATAAGTTCTTCCATGGTTGCCTTTGCTTTACAACTATGGGGTTGATATATTCGCCCTTATGGGTTGGAGGTTGTATGTATACTGAAGTATTTAGTTTGCAGGAACTTGCGTATTCGGGAGGACACAgcaaaatatcttttaaatctTGATGTCAACTCTGCACACTATGATCCCAAAACACGGTCCATGCGTGAAGATCCTCTTCCAGATGCAGATCCAAATGAGAAGTTCTATGGGGTAAGCGACCTTGAAgatcagatattttttttttgcgatTTGCAAGGTTGTATTATGTATTAATCTcacttatttcttttcttttttaaccttTGTATGTTATAGGGAGATAACCAACATAGAAATAGTGGTGAAGCTTTGGAGTTCAAGCAGCTCAACATCCATGCTTGGGAAGCATTTGATAAGGGGCAAGACATTCACATGCAAGCAGCTCCATCTCAAGCTGAGTTGCTTTATAAGAATTATAAGGTCATTAAGGAGAAACTGAAGTCCCAAACAAAAGACACCATATTGGAGAAGTATGGAAATGCGGCTACTGAAGAAGACATTTCAATGGAGCTTCTACTAGGACAAAGTGAAAGAGAAGTTGAATATGATCGTGCTGGCAGGATCATAAAAGGGCAGGTATGGTTTATATCAATGGTTTACTCTTTTTTATCGTTAAGAGGCAACCCTTCAAAGCTGAGAAGTGGTAATGTTGTTGTGGTGGAAGAAAAATAGGACCATTTGGAAGAGCAGGAGTGGCTAAAACAGTATATGGAATTGATAAACGTTTCCAGACTTTATACTTCATATatgttcttctttttgtttttttttggggggggcgTATGATTCATCTACATCTATCCCAATCCATGGTTATAACTCCTAATTTCGCAATTTCAACTGTTGATGAGCAAACGATGTTCGGTAAGAAGAGTTGGGGGGTATATGGTTATAATCTAATGTGTATTGTTATTAGATTCCCAGTAGCTAATATTGCTTCTTTGTGATGTTATATGGTTGTTTCCACTCAGACAAAATACATTGACTGGTGTATGTGTATCTTggtacatgaattttttttttttttttttgtaagcatTAGACTGTAAAACTATTAATGCATAAACAA containing:
- the LOC108989301 gene encoding pre-mRNA-splicing factor SLU7-A; the encoded protein is MATASVAFKSREDHRKQIELEEARKAGLAPAEVDEDGKEINPHIPQYMSSAPWYLNAERPSLKHQRKWKSDPNYTKSWYDRGAKIYQADKYRKGACENCGSMTHDAKACMERPRKVGAKWTNKHIAPDEKIETFELDYDGKRDRWNGYDASTYAYVIERYEARDEARRKYLKDQQLKKLEKNNNQNGEAEVSDEDDDEDDLRVDEAKVDESKQMDFAKVEKRVRTTGGGSTGTVRNLRIREDTAKYLLNLDVNSAHYDPKTRSMREDPLPDADPNEKFYGGDNQHRNSGEALEFKQLNIHAWEAFDKGQDIHMQAAPSQAELLYKNYKVIKEKLKSQTKDTILEKYGNAATEEDISMELLLGQSEREVEYDRAGRIIKGQEKALPRSKYEEDVFINNHTSVWGSWWMDHQWGYKCCKQTIRNSYCTGAAGIEAAEAATDLMKANIARKEATEEIPSPVEEKRLATWGTEVPDDLVLDEKLLAEALKKEDGRKREERDERKRKYNVRWNDEVTIEDMEAYRMKKVHHDDPMKDFLH